The following proteins are co-located in the Solanum pennellii chromosome 8, SPENNV200 genome:
- the LOC107027151 gene encoding probable copper-transporting ATPase HMA5: MATVKLFSLSCLRNESSYGDFSSKAHYPSMPKYPKGFSVSSGEEKKAIFSVNGMSCSACASSVEKAIKRLSGIKEAVVDVLNNKAQVIFYPTFVNEETILETIEDVGFEATLVTEETNEKTSQVCRIRIKGMTCTSCSATVESALRLIPGVQKAQVALATEEAEIQYDQRILTHNQLLETIEDTGFEAILISTGEDRSKILLKVDGVHTENSMSIIESSLRALPGVEDVDIDPELKKLSVSYKSDTIGPRDFIQVIESTGSGRFKATIFPEGGGKQSHRQEEIEYCRRSFLWSLVFTIPVFLTSMIFMYIPGLKDGLDIKVVNMLSVGEILRWVLSTPVQFIIGRRFYSGSYKALRHGSANMDVLIALGTNAAYFYSVYSVLRAATSPSFKSTDFFETSSMLISFILLGKYLEVLAKGKTSEAIAKLMNLTPETASLLQLDDEGNVVKEEEIDSQLIQKNDVIKILPGAKVACDGFVIWGQSHVNESMITGESRPLAKRKGDMVIGGTVNENGVLHIRATKVGSESALSQIVRLVESAQMAKAPVQKFADRISKYFVPLVIILSLFTWLAWFLAGKYDGYPKSWIPSSMDSFQLALQFGISVMVIACPCALGLATPTAVMVGTGVGASRGVLIKGGQALEGAQKVDCIVFDKTGTLTMGKPVVVNTKLFRSMVLREFYELVAAAELNSEHPLAKAIVEYAKKFREDEENPRWPEVQDFESITGHGVKAVVHNKTLIVGNKSLMLDQGVSIPVDADELLAEAEELAQTGILVSINGELSGVVSISDPVKPGAREVISLLKSMKVESKLVTGDNWGTANAIAMEVGISDVIAEAKPEDKAEKVKELQSLGKVVAMVGDGINDSPALVAADVGMAIGAGTDIAIEAADIVLMKSNLEDVITAIDLSRKTFSRIRLNYFWAFGYNLLGIPIAAGALFPFTGFRLPPWVAGAAMAASSVSVVCSSLLLKNYKRPKNLDNLEIGGITVES; encoded by the exons ATGGCGACTGTTAAGCTTTTTTCACTTTCATGTCTAAGAAATGAGAGCAGTTATGGGGATTTTTCCTCAAAGGCACATTATCCATCAATGCCCAAATACCCAAAGGGTTTTTCTGTATCTTCTGGTGAAGAAAAAAAGGCAATTTTTTCAGTTAATGGTATGAGTTGTTCTGCATGTGCTAGTTCTGTAGAAAAGGCAATTAAAAGACTTTCTGGGATTAAAGAAGCTGTTGTTGATGTTTTGAATAACAAAGCTCAAGTTATTTTTTACCCTACTTTTGTCAAT GAGGAAACAATCCTTGAGACGATAGAAGATGTTGGATTCGAAGCTACGTTGGTTACAGAAGAGACAAATGAGAAAACATCCCAAGTCTGCCGGATACGTATAAAAGGAATGACCTGCACTTCTTGCTCCGCAACTGTAGAATCTGCTTTGCGATTGATCCCAGGTGTACAGAAAGCACAAGTTGCATTAGCTACCGAGGAGGCTGAAATCCAATATGATCAGCGGATATTAACTCACAATCAGCTTTTAGAAACCATAGAAGATACTGGATTTGAAGCGATATTAATTAGCACTGGAGAAGATAGGAGCAAAATCTTGCTGAAAGTTGATGGAGTACATACCGAGAATTCCATGAGCATTATTGAAAGTTCTCTTAGAGCACTCCCAGGCGTTGAAGACGTTGATATTGATCCTGAGCTGAAGAAGTTATCTGTTTCTTATAAATCAGATACAATAGGACCTAGAGATTTTATTCAAGTAATTGAGTCAACTGGTTCTGGAAGGTTCAAGGCAACAATATTTCCTGAAGGAGGTGGGAAACAATCCCATAGACAGGAGGAAATTGAATACTGTCGTCGATCCTTTCTCTGGAGCTTGGTTTTTACAATTCCTGTTTTCTTGACTTCCATGATCTTCATGTATATTCCTGGTTTGAAGGATGGATTGGATATTAAAGTCGTGAACATGCTTAGCGTTGGAGAGATTTTGCGGTGGGTGCTTTCTACTCCAGTGCAATTCATCATTGGACGACGTTTCTATTCTGGTTCGTACAAAGCACTGCGTCATGGTTCTGCAAATATGGATGTTTTGATTGCTTTGGGAACAAATGCAGCCTACTTTTACTCGGTCTATTCGGTGTTAAGAGCTGCTACTTCTCCAAGCTTCAAGTCTACTGATTTTTTTGAGACCAGCTCAATGCTCATTTCCTTCATTCTACTTGGGAAGTATCTTGAAGTTTTGGCCAAAGGAAAGACATCTGAGGCCATTGCTAAACTCATGAACTTGACCCCTGAGACAGCCTCATTATTACAGCTTGATGACGAAGGAAATGTGGTGAAAGAGGAAGAAATTGATAGCCAATTGATACAGAAGAATGATGTGATCAAAATCCTTCCCGGTGCAAAAGTAGCCTGTGATGGTTTTGTCATCTGGGGACAAAGCCATGTAAATGAGAGTATGATTACAGGAGAATCTCGGCCACTGGCCAAAAGGAAAGGCGACATGGTGATTGGAGGGACTGTGAATGAGAATGGTGTTCTTCATATTAGAGCTACTAAGGTTGGATCAGAGAGTGCTCTTTCACAGATTGTTAGACTGGTTGAATCAGCACAAATGGCTAAAGCTCCCGTTCAAAAATTTGCTGATCGTATTTCTAAATATTTCGTGCCACTA GTTATTATTCTCTCCTTATTTACTTGGCTGGCCTGGTTTTTAGCTGGGAAGTACGACGGCTATCCTAAATCATGGATTCCATCTTCTATGGATAGTTTTCAGCTTGCCCTTCAATTTGGTATATCTGTAATGGTCATAGCGTGCCCATGTGCCCTTGGTCTTGCTACTCCAACTGCTGTCATGGTTGGCACAGGAGTTGGTGCTTCTCGAGGTGTCTTGATTAAAGGCGGGCAAGCTTTGGAAGGCGCACAAAAG GTGGACTGTATTGTGTTTGATAAGACAGGGACTCTCACAATGGGTAAACCAGTTGTTGTAAATACAAAGCTCTTCAGATCTATGGTACTTCGAGAATTTTACGAATTGGTTGCGGCAGCTGAG CTAAATAGTGAGCACCCCTTGGCCAAGGCAATTGTTGAATACGCTAAGAAGTTCAGAGAGGATGAGGAGAACCCTCGGTGGCCTGAAGTCCAAGACTTTGAGTCTATAACTGGACATGGTGTGAAGGCTGTTGTCCACAACAAAACGTTAATAGTTGGAAACAAGAGCTTGATGTTAGATCAAGGTGTTTCCATTCCAGTTGATGCCGATGAACTTCTAGCAGAAGCAGAAGAATTGGCTCAAACTGGAATTCTTGTATCAATCAATGGTGAACTGAGTGGAGTTGTTTCTATATCAGATCCAGTGAAGCCCGGAGCTCGTGAAGTCATTTCTCTTCTTAAGTCTATGAAAGTCGAGAGTAAGCTAGTTACAGGTGACAATTGGGGAACAGCTAATGCCATTGCTATGGAAGTTGGTATTAGTGATGTTATTGCAGAAGCAAAACCTGAAGACAAAGCCGAAAAAGTGAAGGAACTGCAG AGTTTGGGAAAAGTTGTTGCAATGGTGGGAGATGGAATCAACGACTCGCCAGCACTTGTAGCAGCTGACGTTGGAATGGCGATAGGAGCAGGGACAGACATAGCTATTGAAGCAGCTGATATTGTCCTAATGAAAAGCAATCTTGAAGATGTTATAACTGCTATTGACCTTTCCAGGAAAACTTTTAGTCGAATTCGCCTGAACTACTTTTGGGCATTTGGTTATAACCTTCTTGGCATTCCAATTGCTGCTGGAGCTCTCTTCCCCTTTACCGGATTCCGCTTGCCACCATGGGTAGCAGGGGCAGCAATGGCTGCTTCTTCAGTAAGTGTTGTATGCAGCTCTCTTTTGCTAAAGAATTACAAGAGGCCTAAAAACCTTGATAATCTTGAGATTGGAGGCATAACAGTTGAGTCATAA
- the LOC107028497 gene encoding copper-transporting ATPase HMA5 isoform X2, which produces MVLPRTYVNVDEMIRDTIEDVGFQANKLIEEEMHHEKSSQVCRIQVNGMTCTSCSTTLESALQVIPGVQKARVALATQEAEICYDPKIVECNQLLEAIGNTGFEGILISTGGDSSRILLKVDGVDTENCVKLIQNSLLAIQGVQEIDFDIQLKKLSVSYTADVTGPRDFIRAIESTESGCFKACIFPQGREREEHRQHEIRQYYKAFIWSLVFTVPVFFTSMVFMYIPGLKDVLETKVANMLTVGQVVRWVLSTPVQFIIGRKFYVGAYIALSHGYANMDVLIALGTNAAYFYSVYSVLRAATSPTFKASDFFETSSMLISFILLGKYLEVLARGKTSEAIAKLMDLAPKTATLLTLDDKGNVVNEEEVDSRLIQKNDVIKTIPGSKVACDGLVIRGQSHINESMITGESRPVTRKTGDMVIGGTLNENGVLHIKATRVGSETALSQIVRLVESAQMAKAPVQRFADHISKYFVPIVIALSFCTWISWFLAGTFNSYPRTWIPSSMDCFELALQFGISVMVVACPCALGLATPTAVMVGTGVGASLGVLIKGGQALESAQEVNCIVFDKTGTLTIGKPMVVNTRIFKTMVSQEFYQLIAAAEVNSDHPLAKAIVEYAKKLRGSEENLAWSEASDFESIAGHGVKAIICNKEVILGNKSLMMEQGIVVPVEAEEALAETEGQAQTGILVSIDKELIGVLSVSDPLKPEAPEVISILKSMNIESMIVTGDNWGTANAIAKQAGIERKHVVAEAKPEQKAEKVKELQYTGFRQSCGNGRRWS; this is translated from the exons ATGGTCCTTCCCCGAACCTACGTAAACGTG GATGAGATGATTCGCGATACTATAGAAGACGTTGGATTTCAGGCTAATAAGTTGATTGAAGAAGAGATGCATCATGAGAAGTCCTCACAAGTATGCAGGATTCAAGTGAATGGAATGACTTGTACTTCATGCTCCACAACACTTGAATCAGCATTGCAGGTAATCCCTGGTGTACAAAAAGCACGAGTCGCGTTAGCAACTCAAGAAGCTGAAATCTGTTATGATCCAAAAATAGTTGAGTGTAATCAGTTGTTGGAAGCTATTGGAAATACAGGATTTGAAGGCATATTGATTAGTACAGGAGGAGATAGTAGTCGAATACTGCTTAAAGTTGATGGAGTTGACACTGAGAATTGTGTTAAACTGATACAGAATTCCCTTCTTGCAATACAAGGAGTTCAAGAAATAGACTTTGACATTCAGCTTAAGAAGTTATCGGTATCTTATACTGCAGATGTAACAGGACCTAGAGACTTTATTCGCGCTATTGAATCAACTGAATCAGGATGTTTCAAGGCATGTATATTTCCTCAGggaagagaaagagaagaacatAGACAACACGAAATAAGGCAATATTATAAAGCGTTTATTTGGAGTTTAGTATTTACAGTTCCTGTGTTTTTTACTTCCATGGTGTTTATGTACATTCCTGGTCTGAAAGATGTTCTGGAGACTAAGGTTGCCAACATGCTAACCGTTGGACAGGTTGTGAGATGGGTATTATCTACACCGGTACAGTTTATCATTGGTCGAAAATTCTATGTTGGTGCTTATATTGCCTTAAGCCATGGTTATGCAAACATGGATGTTCTTATTGCATTAGGAACAAATGCAGCTTATTTTTATTCAGTCTATTCTGTACTAAGAGCTGCTACTTCTCCAACTTTCAAAGCCAGTGATTTTTTCGAGACTAGCTCGATGCTTATCTCGTTCATTCTACTAGGAAAATATTTGGAAGTTTTGGCTAGAGGAAAGACATCTGAGGCCATTGCCAAGCTTATGGATTTAGCCCCCAAGACTGCAACATTGCTAACTCTAGATGACAAAGGCAATGTGGTGAATGAGGAAGAAGTTGATAGCCGATTGATACAAAAGAACGATGTGATTAAAACTATTCCAGGCTCAAAAGTAGCCTGTGATGGTCTTGTCATCCGGGGACAAAGCCATATAAACGAAAGCATGATAACAGGAGAATCTCGTCCGGTCACTAGAAAGACGGGTGACATGGTGATTGGAGGGACTTTAAATGAGAATGGGGTGTTACACATCAAGGCAACAAGGGTTGGGTCAGAAACTGCTCTATCGCAGATTGTTCGGTTGGTTGAATCAGCACAGATGGCTAAAGCTCCTGTGCAAAGATTTGCTGATCACATTTCCAAATACTTTGTGCCTATT GTCATTGCTCTCTCATTTTGTACTTGGATTTCTTGGTTTTTAGCTGGAACTTTTAATTCTTATCCAAGAACTTGGATTCCTTCTTCCATGGATTGCTTTGAGCTTGCCCTGCAGTTTGGCATTTCTGTCATGGTGGTAGCTTGCCCCTGTGCACTCGGCCTAGCTACTCCAACGGCAGTTATGGTTGGTACTGGAGTTGGCGCTTCCCTCGGTGTCCTTATTAAAGGTGGTCAGGCATTGGAAAGTGCACAAGAG GTGAACTGTATAGTTTTTGACAAGACTGGTACTCTTACTATTGGCAAGCCTATGGTTGTCAATACTAGGATTTTCAAAACTATGGTATCTCAAGAATTCTATCAACTTATTGCTGCTGCTGAG GTAAATAGTGATCACCCCTTAGCCAAAGCAATTGTTGAGTACGCGAAAAAATTAAGAGGAAGTGAGGAGAACCTTGCCTGGTCTGAAGCCTCGGACTTCGAGTCCATAGCTGGCCATGGTGTGAAAGCTATCATCTGTAACAAAGAAGTGATTTTGGGGAATAAAAGCTTGATGATGGAGCAAGGCATTGTCGTTCCAGTTGAAGCTGAAGAAGCATTAGCAGAAACGGAAGGACAGGCTCAAACCGGCATACTTGTATCTATTGATAAAGAACTGATTGGTGTTCTTTCCGTTTCTGACCCGTTGAAGCCAGAGGCTCCAGAAGTCATCTCCATTCTCAAATCGATGAACATTGAGAGCATGATAGTAACCGGTGACAACTGGGGAACAGCAAATGCTATAGCCAAGCAGGCTGGAATTGAGAGGAAACATGTTGTTGCAGAAGCCAAACCTGAACAGAAAGCTGAAAAAGTGAAGGAACTACAG TACACAGGATTTAGGCAAAGTTGTGGCAATGGTAGGAGATGGAGTTAA
- the LOC107028500 gene encoding glutathione S-transferase T1-like isoform X1: MTLKLYVDRMSQPSRAVIIFCKLNGIDFEEIHINLSKRQQLSPEFKEINPMKQVPAIMDGRFKLFESHAILRYLACAFPGIADHWYPADLYKRAKVDSVLDWHHSNLRRGAAGYIFNTVLAPAFGLPLNPQAAAEAEKVLLASLANIESVWLQRKGRFLLGSGQPSIADLSLVCEIMELEILDEKDRERIIGPYKRVLNWIDDTKNAMEPHFQEVHVILFKAKQKFHNQRYDVESSIPQSSIKPEFHSKM; encoded by the exons ATGACGTTGAAATTATACGTAGATCGTATGTCCCAACCTTCTCGTGCAGTTATCATCTTCTGCAA GTTAAATGGAATAGACTTTGAGGAGATACACATAAATCTCTCCAAGCGCCAGCAGTTATCTCCTGAATTTAAAG AAATTAATCCCATGAAGCAAGTACCAGCTATAATGGATGGAAGATTTAAGCTTTTTGAAAG TCATGCAATTCTTAGATATCTGGCTTGTGCATTTCCAGGAATTGcagatcattg GTACCCGGCTGACTTATACAAAAGAGCAAAGGTAGACTCTGTGTTGGACTGGCATCACTCAAACTTGCGTCGCGGTGCAG CTGGATATATCTTTAATACTGTTCTAGCTCCTGCTTTTGGTTTGCCTTTGAATCCACAAGCAGCAGCAGAAGCTGAGAAAGTCCTTTTGGCATCTCTTGCAAATATAGAGTCTGTTTGGCTCCAGAGAAAAGGACGGTTTTTGCTTGGGAGTGGCCAACCTTCAATTGCAGATCTTAGCTTAGTGTGTGAGATTATGGAACTTGAG ATTTTGGATGAGAAGGATCGTGAGCGGATAATAGGCCCATACAAGAGAGTTTTAAATTGGATTGATGACACAAAGAATGCCATGGAACCTCATTTCCAAGAGGTACATGTGATCCTCTTCAAAGCTAAACAGAAGTTCCATAACCAAAGATATGATGTAGAAAGTAGCATTCCTCAATCGAGCATAAAACCTGAATTTCATTCGAAGATGTGA
- the LOC107028497 gene encoding probable copper-transporting ATPase HMA5 isoform X1, with amino-acid sequence MVLPRTYVNVDEMIRDTIEDVGFQANKLIEEEMHHEKSSQVCRIQVNGMTCTSCSTTLESALQVIPGVQKARVALATQEAEICYDPKIVECNQLLEAIGNTGFEGILISTGGDSSRILLKVDGVDTENCVKLIQNSLLAIQGVQEIDFDIQLKKLSVSYTADVTGPRDFIRAIESTESGCFKACIFPQGREREEHRQHEIRQYYKAFIWSLVFTVPVFFTSMVFMYIPGLKDVLETKVANMLTVGQVVRWVLSTPVQFIIGRKFYVGAYIALSHGYANMDVLIALGTNAAYFYSVYSVLRAATSPTFKASDFFETSSMLISFILLGKYLEVLARGKTSEAIAKLMDLAPKTATLLTLDDKGNVVNEEEVDSRLIQKNDVIKTIPGSKVACDGLVIRGQSHINESMITGESRPVTRKTGDMVIGGTLNENGVLHIKATRVGSETALSQIVRLVESAQMAKAPVQRFADHISKYFVPIVIALSFCTWISWFLAGTFNSYPRTWIPSSMDCFELALQFGISVMVVACPCALGLATPTAVMVGTGVGASLGVLIKGGQALESAQEVNCIVFDKTGTLTIGKPMVVNTRIFKTMVSQEFYQLIAAAEVNSDHPLAKAIVEYAKKLRGSEENLAWSEASDFESIAGHGVKAIICNKEVILGNKSLMMEQGIVVPVEAEEALAETEGQAQTGILVSIDKELIGVLSVSDPLKPEAPEVISILKSMNIESMIVTGDNWGTANAIAKQAGIERKHVVAEAKPEQKAEKVKELQDLGKVVAMVGDGVNDSPALVAADVGIAIGAGTDIAIEAADIVLMKSSLKDVITAIDLSKKTFRRIHLNYFWALGYNLLSIPIAAGVLFPSTHFRLPPWIAGAAMAASSVSVVCSSLLLKNYKKPKKLNTLDLQGITVE; translated from the exons ATGGTCCTTCCCCGAACCTACGTAAACGTG GATGAGATGATTCGCGATACTATAGAAGACGTTGGATTTCAGGCTAATAAGTTGATTGAAGAAGAGATGCATCATGAGAAGTCCTCACAAGTATGCAGGATTCAAGTGAATGGAATGACTTGTACTTCATGCTCCACAACACTTGAATCAGCATTGCAGGTAATCCCTGGTGTACAAAAAGCACGAGTCGCGTTAGCAACTCAAGAAGCTGAAATCTGTTATGATCCAAAAATAGTTGAGTGTAATCAGTTGTTGGAAGCTATTGGAAATACAGGATTTGAAGGCATATTGATTAGTACAGGAGGAGATAGTAGTCGAATACTGCTTAAAGTTGATGGAGTTGACACTGAGAATTGTGTTAAACTGATACAGAATTCCCTTCTTGCAATACAAGGAGTTCAAGAAATAGACTTTGACATTCAGCTTAAGAAGTTATCGGTATCTTATACTGCAGATGTAACAGGACCTAGAGACTTTATTCGCGCTATTGAATCAACTGAATCAGGATGTTTCAAGGCATGTATATTTCCTCAGggaagagaaagagaagaacatAGACAACACGAAATAAGGCAATATTATAAAGCGTTTATTTGGAGTTTAGTATTTACAGTTCCTGTGTTTTTTACTTCCATGGTGTTTATGTACATTCCTGGTCTGAAAGATGTTCTGGAGACTAAGGTTGCCAACATGCTAACCGTTGGACAGGTTGTGAGATGGGTATTATCTACACCGGTACAGTTTATCATTGGTCGAAAATTCTATGTTGGTGCTTATATTGCCTTAAGCCATGGTTATGCAAACATGGATGTTCTTATTGCATTAGGAACAAATGCAGCTTATTTTTATTCAGTCTATTCTGTACTAAGAGCTGCTACTTCTCCAACTTTCAAAGCCAGTGATTTTTTCGAGACTAGCTCGATGCTTATCTCGTTCATTCTACTAGGAAAATATTTGGAAGTTTTGGCTAGAGGAAAGACATCTGAGGCCATTGCCAAGCTTATGGATTTAGCCCCCAAGACTGCAACATTGCTAACTCTAGATGACAAAGGCAATGTGGTGAATGAGGAAGAAGTTGATAGCCGATTGATACAAAAGAACGATGTGATTAAAACTATTCCAGGCTCAAAAGTAGCCTGTGATGGTCTTGTCATCCGGGGACAAAGCCATATAAACGAAAGCATGATAACAGGAGAATCTCGTCCGGTCACTAGAAAGACGGGTGACATGGTGATTGGAGGGACTTTAAATGAGAATGGGGTGTTACACATCAAGGCAACAAGGGTTGGGTCAGAAACTGCTCTATCGCAGATTGTTCGGTTGGTTGAATCAGCACAGATGGCTAAAGCTCCTGTGCAAAGATTTGCTGATCACATTTCCAAATACTTTGTGCCTATT GTCATTGCTCTCTCATTTTGTACTTGGATTTCTTGGTTTTTAGCTGGAACTTTTAATTCTTATCCAAGAACTTGGATTCCTTCTTCCATGGATTGCTTTGAGCTTGCCCTGCAGTTTGGCATTTCTGTCATGGTGGTAGCTTGCCCCTGTGCACTCGGCCTAGCTACTCCAACGGCAGTTATGGTTGGTACTGGAGTTGGCGCTTCCCTCGGTGTCCTTATTAAAGGTGGTCAGGCATTGGAAAGTGCACAAGAG GTGAACTGTATAGTTTTTGACAAGACTGGTACTCTTACTATTGGCAAGCCTATGGTTGTCAATACTAGGATTTTCAAAACTATGGTATCTCAAGAATTCTATCAACTTATTGCTGCTGCTGAG GTAAATAGTGATCACCCCTTAGCCAAAGCAATTGTTGAGTACGCGAAAAAATTAAGAGGAAGTGAGGAGAACCTTGCCTGGTCTGAAGCCTCGGACTTCGAGTCCATAGCTGGCCATGGTGTGAAAGCTATCATCTGTAACAAAGAAGTGATTTTGGGGAATAAAAGCTTGATGATGGAGCAAGGCATTGTCGTTCCAGTTGAAGCTGAAGAAGCATTAGCAGAAACGGAAGGACAGGCTCAAACCGGCATACTTGTATCTATTGATAAAGAACTGATTGGTGTTCTTTCCGTTTCTGACCCGTTGAAGCCAGAGGCTCCAGAAGTCATCTCCATTCTCAAATCGATGAACATTGAGAGCATGATAGTAACCGGTGACAACTGGGGAACAGCAAATGCTATAGCCAAGCAGGCTGGAATTGAGAGGAAACATGTTGTTGCAGAAGCCAAACCTGAACAGAAAGCTGAAAAAGTGAAGGAACTACAG GATTTAGGCAAAGTTGTGGCAATGGTAGGAGATGGAGTTAATGACTCACCAGCACTTGTGGCTGCTGATGTAGGAATAGCAATCGGTGCAGGCACAGATATAGCAATCGAGGCAGCTGACATTGTTCTTATGAAAAGCAGCTTGAAAGATGTAATAACAGCAATCGATCTTTCTAAGAAAACTTTCCGGAGAATCCATCTCAACTACTTCTGGGCTTTGGGATATAATCTCCTCAGCATCCCAATTGCTGCTGGTGTCCTGTTCCCATCTACTCATTTCCGCTTACCACCATGGATTGCCGGGGCTGCAATGGCTGCCTCTTCAGTCAGTGTAGTTTGCAGCTCTCTTCTGCTGAAAAACTACAAGAAACCTAAGAAACTGAATACTCTTGACTTACAAGGTATCACAGTTGAGTAA